Proteins encoded by one window of Anopheles maculipalpis chromosome 2RL, idAnoMacuDA_375_x, whole genome shotgun sequence:
- the LOC126558183 gene encoding serine protease easter-like: MASERGSAQVAVLIIGFVIVCMLQSSVAQYQNQCRTPDQRGGICVTVNQCPRIKALLNQPLLTSNVVRFLEASRCGILENKVLVCCEAPEYTALTNGQPAVQTQPPATTNAPFVQTRLPATTFQQTQPLSPANGPTTAGSRWSYEDRLQLLPAECGVQYTDRIIGGERAQIDEYPWIVLIQHRRKNGDLKFHCGGTLINERYVVTAAHCINSVKSSWTLTAVRLGEWDLESETDCSTSYGERLCADPVQDIAIEKVIVHPSYTVTRTSVKNDIALLRLASIAQFNDFVQPICLPLMPAERSISYDGKRFVVAGWGQTEEAQQSRYKLFVGVSGVPVQACRQQYPEANIDQTQVCAGGKVNMDSCRGDSGGPLMYVGQRNGEGVLYLGGVVSFGKRCGLEGVPGVYTRVNQYIEWIVSNLEP; encoded by the exons ATGGCTTCGGAACGTGGCTCTGCACAGGTAGCGGTGTTGATAATTGGCTTCGTCATCGTGTGCATGTTACAATCCAGCGTTGCTcagt ATCAAAACCAATGTCGAACGCCAGACCAGAGAGGTGGAATCTGCGTAACCGTGAACCAGTGTCCGCGGATCAAGGCGCTGCTAAACCAACCACTGCTGACATCAAACGTTGTACGTTTCCTCGAAGCAAGTCGGTGCGGAATCCTCGAGAATAAAGTACTAGTGTGTTGTGAGGCTCCAGAATATACCGCTTTGACCAATGGCCAACCAGCTGTACAAACGCAACCACCAGCCACCACAAACGCACCGTTCGTGCAAACGCGACTGCCGGCAACTACATTCCAGCAAACGCAACCGCTTTCGCCAGCCAACGGACCAACCACCGCCGGCAGCAGATGGTCGTACGAGGATCGATTACAGCTTCTACCCGCGGAATGTGGCGTCCAATATACGGATCGTATCATTGGCGGCGAACGGGCACAAATCGATGAATATCCATGGATCGTTCTGATACAACATCGTCGTAAAA ATGGGGATTTGAAGTTCCACTGTGGTGGAACACTCATCAACGAGCGCTACGTAGTGACGGCAGCCCATTGCATTAATAGCGTTAAATCATCCTGGACTCT TACTGCCGTTCGGTTAGGTGAGTGGGATCTTGAATCGGAAACCGACTGCAGTACGTCGTATGGCGAACGATTGTGTGCCGATCCTGTCCAGGATATAGCGATCGAGAAAGTGATCGTGCATCCCAGCTACACCGTCACAAGGACTTCAGTAAAGAATGATATTGCGCTGTTGCGACTGGCCAGCATTGCACAGTTTAACGATTTCGTACAACCGATCTGTTTGCCGCTCATGCCCGCAGAACGATCAATTTCCTACGATGGTAAACGGTTCGTCGTGGCCGGTTGGGGTCAAACGGAAGAAG CACAACAAAGTCGCTATAAGCTGTTCGTTGGAGTATCGGGCGTTCCGGTGCAAGCTTGTCGGCAGCAGTACCCGGAAGCTAACATCGATCAGACCCAGGTGTGTGCTGGCGGTAAAGTAAACATGGATTCTTGCCGTGGTGATTCCGGTGGACCGCTAATGTACGTTGGTCAACGCAATGGAGAAGGGGTGCTGTATCTGGGCGGCGTGGTCAGTTTCGGGAAACGATGCGGGCTCGAGGGAGTGCCAGGTGTGTACACAAGAGTTAATCAGTACATTGAATGGATCGTTAGTAATCTGGAACCATAG
- the LOC126558831 gene encoding CLIP domain-containing serine protease B4-like yields the protein MYPHTGRFVLVLVCVGIVLGSSEALNLQDECQTPDGNAGTCVLIRSCLSIRKLLLLRDKMTPEDRTFVRNSNCGQQGRSVLVCCPLVRKLTGRFDAPVELPPPGECGKMQSDRIVGGEVTSLDAYPWLTRIQYYKGNNRYGFHCGGVLIHSQYALTAAHCIEGVPSSWIVYQVRLGEFDTTTEIDCVLDDCADPVRDILISAYVVHPEYYKQNGADYNDIALLQLSESIEFTDFIRPICLPVTPADREANLTGKYASVAGWGQTENTTSSTKKLHLSVPVVENEACADAFSSIQLEIIPTQICAGGEKGKDSCRGDSGGPLMRYGNGRSSSRYWYLIGVVSFGLEQCGTDGVPGVYTRMSEYMDWVLETMV from the exons ATGTATCCCCACACTGGGAGGtttgtgctggtgctggtgtgcGTCGGCATCGTGCTCGGATCATCTGAAGCAT TGAACCTACAAGATGAATGTCAAACACCGGACGGTAATGCGGGCACGTGTGTGCTGATACGATCATGCCTATCGATTCGGAAGCTATTGCTGTTGAGGGACAAAATGACACCGGAAGACCGAACCTTTGTCCGCAATTCAAACTGTGGCCAGCAGGGCCGTTCGGTGCTAGTGTGCTGTCCATTGGTACGCAAACTAACAGGAAGATTTGACGCCCCGGTCGAGCTGCCACCACCGGGTGAGTGTGGAAAAATGCAATCGGACCGTATCGTCGGTGGTGAGGTAACTTCCTTAGATGCCTATCCTTGGCTAACGCGAATTCAGTACTACAAAG GTAACAATCGGTACGGATTCCACTGCGGAGGTGTCCTCATCCACAGCCAATACGCGCTTACCGCAGCTCACTGCATTGAAGGTGTTCCGTCTAGCTGGATCGT ATATCAAGTCCGTCTTGGCGAGTTTGACACAACCACAGAAATTGACTGTGTACTAGATGATTGTGCTGATCCAGTACGTGACATACTTATAAGCGCATACGTAGTCCATCCCGAGTACTACAAACAGAACGGGGCCGACTACAACGATATCGCACTGCTGCAGCTTTCCGAATCGATTGAATTTACCGACTTTATTCGACCGATCTGTCTCCCAGTCACGCCCGCCGATCGTGAAGCCAATCTGACCGGCAAATACGCGAGCGTTGCCGGCTGGGGCCAGACGGAAAACACTACTTCGAGCACGAAAAAGCTGCACCTGAGTGTGCCCGTGGTCGAGAACGAAGCGTGTGCCGATGCGTTCAGCTCGATACAGTTGGAAATTATTCCCACCCAAATATGTGCCGGGGGCGAAAAGGGTAAGGATTCGTGCCGTGGTGATTCTGGTGGTCCGTTGATGCGGTACGGCAATGGACGATCGTCGAGTAGGTACTGGTACCTGATCGGTGTAGTTAGCTTCGGCCTGGAGCAGTGCGGTACGGATGGTGTACCCGGGGTCTACACGCGTATGAGCGAGTACATGGACTGGGTGTTGGAGACGATGGTGTAG